Proteins encoded by one window of Sphingomonas sp. BT-65:
- a CDS encoding TonB-dependent receptor, with product MRVLHRRPARLLAAASAFVIATAAQAQETQPAEPATEEPEEIVVSGFRASLDAALNVKRESVAAVDAIVAEDIAKFPDQNLAESLQRIPGIAIQRDGGEGRAITVRGLGAQFTRVRVNGLETITTSHDGAASNRDRAFDFNVFASELFSSIVVHKTASADLDEGSLGAVVDLNTGNPLKGKEGITFAASAQGSYNDLSDTWGPRVAGLLAWKSPDGTLGASISAAYQKTRTKEIGNNTVRWAQARFDSVNGVPCWTTTATSGIGVPNSGGVYTNGRVAACDQAALAFHPRIPRYGEVTHYRERLGLTGSLQWSPSEATRISLDGLYSKFKADRREKWGEVLLRSNERSINVVNPVYDDHGNMIAATLNDAWVRTEHFFKKTETEFYQIGGSWDQDVTDKFRFTLLGGYSKSDAAVPVETTIVFDDRDAQGYSYDYRNAAFPTLTFGTSVTDPANFQLAEIRDRPSDVVNQFRTAQLRTEWDVTEGFTVKLGGVWRRYDYDITAFTRDTAVCGNGGVDLVLGTITCSPSSLFGPTAVYGFPVTDALSDLFTLRGADAPSGTTTQWLIPNLDAATAFTNLYGRTARLDVGNNRGVREETKGAYLQFDAKGAVFGLEYALNAGIRYVKTDQSSYGINSNVVVTVERDYEDWLPSFNLALYPTKDIIIRGAIAKVMTRPSLGNLTPGGSADGFNFRVTSGNPFLEPFRATNFDLAVEWYFAPQSIFSVALFKKDVASFPIAITRTGTFTETGLSPSVLVPSSPAALNPALQAQPIWTIQTQGNGTGATLKGAEIALQAPFRFLPGFLSNFGGIVNATFVESTASYTQQGPATVPGGGLPNVVREDTLYGVSKKQFNATLYYEDSKFSARASVTRRDPFNDAGSATGNIFEGYEAITNVDASIRYKLTDYLELSIEGTNLTDAYRERWVDVDARRNYENNHFGRTILFGARVKM from the coding sequence ATGCGAGTCCTTCATCGCCGCCCGGCCCGGCTGCTTGCCGCCGCATCCGCCTTTGTTATCGCTACCGCCGCCCAGGCGCAGGAGACCCAGCCTGCGGAGCCGGCGACCGAGGAGCCCGAGGAGATCGTCGTCTCCGGCTTCCGCGCCTCGCTCGACGCCGCGCTCAACGTGAAGCGCGAGTCGGTTGCCGCGGTCGACGCGATCGTCGCCGAGGACATCGCCAAGTTCCCCGACCAGAACCTCGCCGAATCGCTCCAGCGCATCCCCGGCATCGCGATCCAGCGCGACGGCGGCGAGGGCCGCGCGATCACCGTGCGCGGCCTTGGCGCGCAATTCACCCGCGTCCGCGTCAACGGGCTCGAGACGATCACCACCAGCCATGACGGCGCCGCATCGAACCGCGACCGCGCGTTCGACTTCAACGTCTTCGCCTCGGAGCTGTTCAGCTCGATCGTCGTCCACAAGACCGCCTCCGCGGACCTCGACGAGGGTTCGCTCGGCGCGGTGGTCGATCTCAACACGGGCAATCCGCTCAAGGGCAAGGAAGGGATCACCTTCGCCGCCTCGGCGCAGGGCAGCTACAACGACCTGTCCGATACCTGGGGGCCGCGCGTCGCCGGCCTGCTCGCCTGGAAGTCGCCCGACGGCACGCTCGGGGCCTCGATCTCGGCGGCTTATCAGAAGACGCGCACCAAGGAGATCGGCAACAACACCGTCCGCTGGGCGCAGGCGCGCTTCGATTCGGTCAACGGGGTGCCGTGCTGGACGACCACCGCCACCAGCGGCATCGGCGTGCCCAATTCGGGCGGCGTCTATACCAATGGCCGCGTCGCGGCGTGCGACCAGGCCGCGCTGGCGTTTCACCCGCGCATTCCGCGCTACGGCGAGGTGACGCATTATCGCGAGCGGCTCGGTCTCACCGGCAGCCTGCAATGGTCGCCCTCGGAGGCGACGCGTATCTCGCTCGACGGCCTCTATTCCAAGTTCAAGGCCGACCGCCGCGAGAAATGGGGCGAGGTGTTGCTGCGCTCGAACGAGCGCTCGATCAATGTCGTCAACCCGGTCTATGACGACCATGGCAATATGATCGCGGCGACGCTCAACGACGCCTGGGTGCGTACCGAGCACTTCTTCAAGAAGACCGAGACCGAATTCTATCAGATCGGCGGCAGCTGGGATCAGGACGTCACCGACAAATTCCGCTTCACGCTGCTCGGCGGCTATTCCAAGTCCGACGCGGCGGTGCCGGTCGAGACGACGATCGTGTTCGACGATCGCGACGCACAAGGCTACAGCTACGACTATCGCAACGCAGCCTTCCCGACGCTGACCTTCGGTACCAGCGTCACCGACCCGGCGAACTTCCAGCTTGCCGAGATCCGCGACCGCCCGTCGGACGTGGTAAACCAGTTCCGCACCGCGCAATTGCGCACCGAATGGGACGTGACCGAGGGTTTCACGGTCAAGCTCGGCGGGGTCTGGCGGCGCTACGACTATGACATCACCGCCTTCACTCGCGACACCGCGGTGTGCGGCAATGGCGGCGTCGACCTGGTGCTCGGCACGATCACCTGCTCGCCGAGCTCGCTGTTCGGGCCGACCGCCGTCTACGGCTTCCCGGTAACGGACGCGCTGTCGGATTTGTTTACCCTGCGCGGCGCGGATGCGCCCAGCGGGACCACGACGCAGTGGCTGATCCCGAACCTCGACGCGGCCACCGCCTTCACCAATCTCTACGGCCGCACCGCACGGCTCGACGTGGGCAACAATCGCGGCGTGCGGGAGGAGACCAAGGGCGCCTATCTGCAGTTCGATGCCAAGGGCGCCGTGTTCGGGCTCGAATACGCCCTCAACGCGGGCATCCGCTATGTGAAGACCGACCAGTCGTCCTACGGCATCAACAGCAACGTCGTCGTGACCGTCGAGCGCGACTATGAGGACTGGCTGCCCTCGTTCAACCTGGCGCTCTATCCGACCAAGGACATCATCATCCGCGGTGCGATCGCCAAGGTCATGACGCGTCCCTCGCTGGGCAATCTAACCCCGGGCGGATCGGCCGACGGCTTCAACTTCCGCGTGACCAGCGGCAATCCGTTCCTCGAACCGTTTCGCGCGACCAATTTCGACCTGGCGGTGGAATGGTATTTCGCGCCGCAGTCGATCTTCTCGGTCGCGCTGTTCAAGAAGGACGTGGCGAGCTTCCCGATCGCGATCACGCGTACGGGCACCTTCACCGAGACCGGCCTGTCGCCCTCGGTGCTCGTTCCCTCGTCGCCCGCCGCGCTCAATCCGGCGCTGCAGGCGCAGCCGATCTGGACGATCCAGACGCAGGGCAATGGCACGGGCGCGACGCTCAAGGGCGCGGAGATCGCGCTGCAGGCGCCGTTCCGCTTCCTGCCAGGCTTCCTCTCGAACTTCGGCGGCATCGTGAACGCGACCTTCGTCGAGTCGACCGCCTCCTACACGCAGCAGGGCCCAGCCACCGTGCCCGGCGGCGGGCTGCCCAACGTGGTGCGCGAGGACACGCTCTACGGCGTCTCCAAGAAGCAGTTCAACGCCACGCTTTACTATGAGGACAGCAAGTTCAGCGCGCGCGCCTCGGTCACGCGGCGCGACCCCTTCAACGACGCGGGCTCGGCCACCGGCAACATTTTCGAGGGCTATGAGGCGATCACCAATGTCGACGCCTCGATCCGCTACAAGCTGACCGACTATCTCGAACTGTCGATCGAGGGCACCAACCTGACCGACGCGTATCGTGAGCGCTGGGTGGATGTCGATGCGCGCCGCAATTACGAGAACAACCATTTCGGCCGGACCATCCTGTTCGGCGCGCGCGTGAAGATGTGA
- a CDS encoding cupin domain-containing protein: MGGLDWTIGRGARAMVVVDEAAKRAEEPPPHGKIGMSTAWRITDGVPGRMMEYRKRSLHPGAAIGVHPIAHDEVYAVVSGEGEVVSDGVTARLKPGMTAYLYTGAEVGIRQTGTAPLVLIISYPLEKVPQK, translated from the coding sequence ATGGGCGGGCTCGACTGGACGATCGGGCGCGGCGCGCGGGCGATGGTGGTGGTCGACGAAGCCGCCAAGCGCGCCGAGGAACCGCCGCCGCACGGCAAGATCGGCATGAGCACCGCCTGGCGCATCACCGACGGCGTGCCCGGCCGCATGATGGAGTATCGCAAGCGCTCGCTCCATCCCGGCGCCGCGATCGGCGTGCATCCGATCGCGCATGACGAAGTCTATGCCGTGGTCTCGGGCGAGGGCGAGGTGGTGTCCGACGGGGTCACCGCCAGGCTCAAGCCGGGCATGACCGCCTATCTCTACACCGGTGCTGAGGTCGGCATCCGCCAGACCGGTACCGCGCCGCTCGTCCTCATCATCAGCTATCCGCTCGAGAAGGTTCCCCAGAAATGA